The following coding sequences lie in one Candidatus Methylomirabilota bacterium genomic window:
- a CDS encoding cysteine desulfurase family protein, with translation MDYGGFAPVDPRVLAVMTPFLEGWVGNPSAIHTLGQEARDSLAAARAKVGRLVGGRAEGVVFTSGATEANNVAIKGVALRRAGRHVVTTAIEHPSVLTPCRDLMKHGFEVTFLPVDPAGRVAPDQVRAALRADTCLVSIGAANAEIGVIQPWAAIAAIAQAAGVPFHVDGVGAVGRVPLAVEADGIDLLTLAANDLYGPPGVGALWVRPGLRLIPQILGGGQEGGLRSGTENLAGVVGLGVAAEVALRDGPAETARLVELRDRLTEGLLASCGTVRLTGPRVGRLPHHASVVVPGVKGESLLLALDLVGISAATGSACVALTGEPSHVLRALGLDSPVAEGSLCVTLGRWTRAEDIHVFLAELPPIVDRLRAISPLG, from the coding sequence CTGGATTACGGGGGCTTTGCCCCCGTCGACCCGCGCGTGCTGGCCGTCATGACGCCCTTTCTCGAAGGGTGGGTGGGCAATCCCTCGGCTATTCACACGCTGGGCCAGGAAGCTCGTGACTCGCTCGCCGCCGCCCGGGCCAAGGTCGGTCGGCTCGTGGGCGGCCGCGCGGAGGGCGTCGTCTTCACCAGCGGCGCCACCGAGGCCAACAACGTCGCGATCAAGGGAGTGGCCCTTCGGCGGGCGGGCCGCCACGTCGTCACCACGGCCATCGAGCACCCGTCGGTCCTGACGCCGTGCCGCGACCTCATGAAGCATGGCTTCGAGGTGACCTTCCTGCCCGTCGATCCGGCAGGCCGGGTGGCTCCGGACCAGGTTCGAGCGGCGCTGCGCGCCGATACCTGTCTGGTCTCCATCGGAGCCGCCAACGCCGAGATCGGCGTGATCCAGCCCTGGGCAGCGATCGCCGCCATCGCGCAGGCGGCCGGCGTCCCCTTCCATGTGGACGGGGTGGGAGCGGTGGGCCGCGTGCCGCTGGCCGTCGAAGCCGATGGCATCGATCTGTTGACGCTGGCCGCCAACGATCTCTACGGCCCCCCCGGCGTCGGCGCGCTCTGGGTCCGTCCCGGCCTCCGCCTCATCCCGCAGATCCTGGGCGGGGGGCAGGAAGGCGGCCTGCGATCGGGCACGGAGAATCTCGCGGGTGTGGTCGGACTGGGCGTGGCGGCGGAGGTGGCCCTTCGCGATGGACCGGCCGAGACGGCCCGGCTGGTGGAGCTGCGAGACCGGCTGACCGAGGGGCTCCTGGCCTCGTGCGGAACGGTGCGGCTGACCGGGCCGCGCGTGGGCCGCTTACCGCACCATGCGAGCGTCGTCGTCCCCGGGGTGAAGGGCGAGAGCCTCCTCCTGGCGCTCGATCTCGTCGGCATCTCGGCGGCCACGGGCTCGGCCTGTGTCGCCCTCACGGGGGAACCCTCGCACGTCTTGCGGGCGCTCGGCCTCGATTCGCCCGTGGCCGAAGGGTCGCTCTGCGTCACGTTGGGGCGCTGGACGCGAGCGGAGGACATCCACGTCTTCCTGGCGGAGCTTCCCCCGATCGTCGACCGCCTGCGCGCGATCTCTCCACTCGGCTGA
- a CDS encoding HAD hydrolase-like protein, translated as MKLVCFDIDGTLLSASGAGRRALGQALLDVYGTAGPIDTYDFHGGTDPQIIRDLLGAAGLSPAEIAAREADLFAHYLGHLAGEIGDGRQVTLYPGVAALVEALAGRGDCLVGLLTGNIEAGARIKLEPTGLLPRFRVGAYGSDHADRTCLPAVAAGRAAALVGRAFLGPDLVIIGDTPRDVGCGRAFGARCIAVATGRHAVAELTACAPDHVFANLAETDRVMGAILDSRP; from the coding sequence GTGAAGCTCGTCTGCTTCGACATCGACGGGACGCTCTTGTCGGCCAGCGGCGCCGGCCGCCGGGCCCTCGGCCAGGCGCTCCTGGACGTATATGGCACGGCCGGTCCGATCGATACCTACGATTTCCATGGCGGGACCGATCCGCAGATCATCCGGGACCTTCTCGGCGCGGCCGGGCTCTCGCCGGCGGAGATCGCCGCCCGCGAGGCCGACCTCTTCGCCCACTACCTCGGACACCTCGCGGGGGAAATCGGGGATGGCCGGCAGGTCACCCTCTACCCCGGGGTGGCGGCGCTCGTCGAGGCGCTGGCCGGGCGCGGGGACTGCCTGGTGGGGCTGCTCACGGGCAACATTGAGGCGGGCGCCCGAATCAAGCTCGAGCCGACCGGACTCCTCCCGCGGTTCCGGGTCGGCGCCTATGGCTCGGACCACGCCGACCGCACGTGCCTCCCGGCTGTGGCGGCGGGACGGGCCGCCGCGCTGGTGGGCCGGGCATTCCTGGGCCCGGACCTGGTGATCATCGGCGACACGCCGCGAGACGTCGGATGTGGCCGCGCCTTCGGAGCCCGGTGTATCGCGGTCGCCACCGGCCGTCACGCCGTAGCGGAGCTGACCGCCTGCGCGCCCGATCACGTCTTCGCGAACCTGGCCGAGACGGATCGGGTGATGGGCGCGATCCTGGACAGCCGCCCATGA
- a CDS encoding FAD-dependent oxidoreductase: protein MAAALPPRTLVIGGGIGGLSLARELAIRGLPVTVLERTPTPAPVGAGIIMNPNAMRVLERNGLAEPLRERGWPYLARETCDHRGRLLATRDHRPLHEAGKIALGLLVHRAHLHQVLLDGLPPGTVRFGVRLRGLEVAADGVSIGVGGGHRLEAELLVGADGIHSEVRGRVFGPKEPVYLGYRSHRLVVENEDRVEHFTEFLGRGQRIGLVPISKDQLYVWTTFNAPRTSPAQALGSPAELRALFGGFTDPRVARALGRIETTEAVLCTDIEEIHQLEWVRGRAVLLGDAAHALSPNLGQGAGMAMEDAAVLAEELAAAHRGARSPEAALHSYQARRRPRVATVMRLSREVGEDGQRTGALECWRRNRRLRREGRDVSRVEAALERLLAYHI from the coding sequence ATGGCCGCCGCCCTGCCGCCTCGGACGCTCGTCATCGGCGGGGGCATCGGGGGGCTCTCGCTCGCGCGCGAGCTTGCCATCCGGGGGCTCCCGGTGACCGTGCTCGAGCGGACGCCGACCCCGGCGCCGGTCGGGGCCGGGATCATCATGAACCCCAACGCCATGCGGGTGCTCGAGCGGAACGGGCTCGCCGAGCCTCTCCGCGAGCGCGGGTGGCCGTACCTGGCTCGCGAGACCTGCGATCACCGGGGGCGCCTCCTGGCGACCCGCGATCACCGGCCACTCCACGAGGCGGGGAAGATCGCGCTCGGCCTGCTGGTCCACCGGGCCCATCTCCACCAGGTCCTCCTCGATGGCCTCCCGCCGGGCACGGTGCGGTTCGGAGTCAGGCTCCGCGGCCTCGAGGTCGCCGCCGACGGGGTGAGCATCGGGGTGGGGGGCGGCCATCGCCTGGAGGCCGAGCTCCTGGTGGGGGCCGACGGGATCCACTCCGAAGTGCGCGGACGCGTGTTCGGGCCGAAGGAGCCGGTCTATCTCGGCTACCGGTCGCATCGCCTCGTCGTGGAGAACGAGGACCGCGTCGAGCACTTCACCGAGTTCCTCGGGCGTGGCCAGCGGATCGGCCTCGTCCCCATCTCGAAGGACCAGCTCTATGTGTGGACGACCTTCAACGCGCCCCGGACGAGTCCCGCCCAGGCGCTGGGGAGCCCCGCCGAGCTCCGGGCGCTCTTCGGCGGGTTCACCGATCCACGGGTCGCCCGCGCGCTCGGCCGCATCGAGACGACCGAGGCGGTCCTGTGCACCGACATCGAGGAGATCCACCAGCTCGAGTGGGTACGCGGGCGCGCGGTGCTCCTGGGAGATGCCGCCCACGCCCTCAGCCCCAACCTGGGCCAGGGCGCGGGCATGGCCATGGAGGACGCAGCCGTCCTGGCCGAGGAGCTGGCCGCGGCTCATCGGGGGGCCCGGTCTCCGGAGGCGGCGCTCCACAGCTACCAGGCCCGGCGACGGCCGCGGGTCGCCACGGTGATGCGGCTTTCCCGGGAAGTCGGAGAGGATGGCCAGCGGACCGGGGCCCTCGAGTGCTGGCGCCGGAATCGGCGCCTTCGGCGCGAGGGGCGAGACGTCAGCCGGGTCGAGGCGGCCCTCGAGCGACTGCTGGCCTATCATATCTGA
- a CDS encoding 4-oxalocrotonate tautomerase family protein encodes MPNITIQWFAGRTEQQRREIVAAITEAMVKIGKTTPDQVHIVFQDVEKSHWGVNGRLASDPA; translated from the coding sequence ATGCCGAACATCACGATTCAGTGGTTCGCCGGGCGGACCGAGCAGCAGCGGCGCGAGATCGTCGCCGCCATCACCGAGGCCATGGTGAAGATCGGCAAGACCACGCCCGACCAGGTGCACATCGTCTTCCAGGACGTCGAGAAGTCCCACTGGGGGGTCAACGGGAGGCTGGCCAGCGATCCCGCGTGA